The following are from one region of the Polyangiaceae bacterium genome:
- a CDS encoding EamA family transporter, producing the protein MSFAALLFAIATVVLNGSAQLLLRKAALTGADPAAPASLVRSPWLIVGVALYGISVLTWLSVLKRTPLAVAAPFVALVYVLVPLLSRSVFGDVITQRMWIGMALVVAGVTLVARR; encoded by the coding sequence GTGAGCTTTGCCGCGCTGCTCTTCGCCATCGCCACGGTGGTGCTCAACGGCAGCGCCCAGCTCCTGCTCCGCAAGGCCGCCCTCACCGGAGCGGATCCCGCGGCGCCCGCCTCGCTCGTTCGGAGCCCGTGGCTCATCGTCGGCGTCGCGCTGTACGGCATCAGCGTGCTCACCTGGCTCAGCGTGCTGAAGCGCACGCCCCTGGCCGTCGCCGCGCCCTTCGTGGCCCTGGTGTACGTGCTGGTGCCGCTGCTCTCGAGGAGCGTGTTCGGCGACGTGATCACGCAGCGCATGTGGATCGGCATGGCGCTGGTGGTGGCCGGAGTCACGCTGGTGGCGCGCCGCTGA
- a CDS encoding SDR family oxidoreductase, with protein MAKHAKSLSGRVAVVTGAASGIGRALAEELARRGARLALLDANESGLTQVASRLEALALPCDVRDEAAVAKVAARVRDELGAPHLLFANAGVATVGPTLDVPIADIRWVVDVNLIGTMIVAQQFVPEMVAAGRGHVAFTASIAGLIGAPGMAAYTASKFGVVGMAESLRLELLGSGVTVTTICPGFVRTGLHAATRYHGAAFAGFLDRAPSWAGLGADAVARRSIDATLRGTPMLTLGVEAAATWLKRLSPSVYVSLAARASRRAGLFAGARAAATNK; from the coding sequence ATGGCAAAACACGCGAAATCACTCAGCGGCAGGGTGGCGGTAGTGACCGGCGCGGCGTCGGGCATTGGCCGCGCCCTGGCGGAAGAGCTGGCGCGCCGCGGGGCTCGGCTTGCGCTCTTGGACGCCAACGAAAGCGGTCTCACGCAGGTGGCATCCAGGCTCGAAGCGCTGGCCCTGCCGTGTGACGTGCGGGACGAAGCGGCGGTGGCAAAGGTCGCCGCGCGCGTGCGCGACGAGCTGGGCGCTCCGCATCTTCTGTTCGCGAACGCCGGCGTTGCGACCGTGGGCCCCACCTTGGACGTTCCCATCGCGGACATTCGCTGGGTGGTGGACGTCAATCTGATCGGAACCATGATCGTCGCCCAACAGTTCGTCCCGGAGATGGTCGCCGCCGGTCGCGGTCACGTTGCGTTCACGGCGTCCATCGCCGGTCTCATCGGAGCGCCGGGAATGGCGGCCTACACGGCTTCGAAGTTCGGCGTGGTGGGCATGGCGGAGTCGCTACGGCTGGAGCTGCTCGGGAGCGGCGTGACCGTGACCACGATCTGCCCCGGATTCGTGCGCACGGGGCTGCACGCAGCGACGCGCTATCACGGCGCTGCCTTCGCCGGATTTCTCGATCGCGCCCCGAGCTGGGCGGGCCTGGGCGCCGACGCGGTCGCACGCCGCAGCATCGACGCCACGCTGCGCGGCACCCCGATGCTCACCCTCGGCGTGGAAGCCGCCGCCACCTGGCTCAAGCGGCTCTCGCCGTCGGTCTACGTGTCCCTCGCGGCCCGCGCCTCGCGCCGCGCGGGGCTGTTCGCCGGGGCTCGCGCCGCAGCGACAAACAAATGA
- a CDS encoding fatty acid desaturase, translating into MLPKHPADYRTLLWTLILTPGLVVAHYVRPDLRWVLFPFSMYFAVSCAVIAHNHMHRPTLKTKKANQLFSHWISVFYGYPVFAWTPTHNLNHHKYINKHGDATITWRITNKHNVLVASTYFFVSAYYQGFWIKDFIRQAKERNPALYRRIITQYVVTYGSHVAMAGLAIGIYGVAEGLKTYVFGLGIPAFFALWTVMLFNYSQHVHTDPWSEHNHSRNFTGKFLNFLLFGNGYHTVHHNQANLHWADAAAAHDKIKDKIDPRLNHRSMWWFFFQQHFLALFIPSLGTVQVGRAPFDCPEEDRQADAPELVDVQAATAGGQI; encoded by the coding sequence ATGCTCCCCAAACACCCCGCCGACTACCGCACGCTGCTCTGGACCCTCATCCTGACGCCGGGCCTCGTGGTCGCCCACTACGTCCGTCCGGATCTGCGCTGGGTGCTGTTCCCCTTCAGCATGTACTTCGCAGTGAGCTGTGCCGTCATCGCGCACAACCACATGCACCGCCCCACGCTGAAGACCAAGAAGGCCAACCAGCTCTTCTCGCACTGGATCTCGGTGTTCTACGGCTACCCGGTGTTCGCCTGGACGCCGACCCACAACCTGAACCACCACAAGTACATCAACAAGCACGGGGACGCGACGATCACCTGGCGCATCACCAACAAGCACAACGTGTTGGTGGCCAGCACGTATTTCTTCGTCTCGGCGTACTACCAAGGGTTCTGGATCAAGGACTTCATCCGCCAGGCCAAGGAGAGAAACCCCGCGCTCTACCGCCGAATCATCACGCAGTACGTGGTGACCTACGGTAGCCACGTGGCCATGGCCGGCCTCGCCATTGGCATCTACGGCGTCGCCGAAGGGCTCAAGACCTACGTGTTCGGTCTGGGCATCCCGGCGTTCTTCGCGCTGTGGACGGTGATGCTCTTCAACTACTCCCAGCACGTGCACACGGATCCGTGGTCCGAGCACAACCACTCCCGGAACTTCACCGGAAAGTTCTTGAACTTCTTGTTGTTCGGCAACGGCTACCACACCGTGCACCACAACCAGGCGAACCTGCACTGGGCGGATGCCGCGGCGGCCCACGACAAGATCAAGGACAAGATCGATCCGCGGCTGAATCACCGCAGCATGTGGTGGTTCTTCTTCCAGCAGCACTTCCTGGCGCTGTTCATCCCCAGCCTGGGCACGGTGCAGGTGGGCCGGGCGCCTTTCGATTGTCCCGAAGAGGACCGCCAAGCGGATGCTCCCGAGCTGGTGGACGTCCAGGCCGCCACGGCAGGCGGGCAGATCTGA
- a CDS encoding NAD-dependent epimerase/dehydratase family protein — MMRVLVTGGAGYFGEIVVRRLLERGDQVRVLDIADNAELGPDVELIRGDVRDPETVRRALKHVDIVHHDVAQVPLAKNKREFWTVNVKGTRVVLEAAKQANVQKVVLVSSSAIYGVPKKNPVDRRTPPSPGEAYGHAKLVGERLAARAAAQGLDVTIVRPRTILGHGRLGIFQILFEWVRRSRPVYLLGSGHNRYQFVHADDLAAVCLLADQKKGPAVYLAGAERFGTLRELLEGLVSHAGSESPVRSLPFGPTQLAMQATGALGVSPLGAYHALMYGRELFFDVSDTRRELGWEPRWSNAEMIADSYDYYVAHREEILARSGASHHRSPVKLGVLALLEKLP, encoded by the coding sequence CTGATGCGCGTGCTCGTCACCGGCGGCGCCGGCTACTTCGGCGAGATCGTCGTGCGGCGGCTGCTCGAGCGCGGCGACCAGGTGCGCGTGCTCGACATCGCGGACAACGCCGAGCTCGGCCCCGACGTGGAGCTCATTCGCGGGGACGTGCGCGACCCGGAGACGGTGCGCCGCGCTCTCAAACACGTGGACATCGTGCATCACGACGTGGCCCAGGTGCCGCTGGCCAAGAACAAGCGCGAGTTCTGGACGGTGAACGTGAAGGGCACTCGCGTGGTGCTCGAGGCCGCGAAGCAGGCGAACGTCCAGAAAGTGGTGCTGGTCTCCTCCAGCGCCATCTACGGCGTGCCCAAGAAGAACCCGGTGGATCGCCGCACGCCGCCAAGCCCCGGGGAAGCCTACGGCCACGCCAAGCTGGTCGGCGAGCGCTTGGCGGCCCGCGCCGCCGCCCAGGGCTTGGACGTGACCATCGTGCGGCCGCGCACCATCTTGGGGCACGGCCGTCTCGGCATCTTCCAGATCCTGTTCGAGTGGGTGCGCCGCTCGCGCCCCGTGTACCTGCTCGGCTCCGGACACAATCGCTATCAGTTCGTGCACGCCGACGACCTGGCCGCCGTGTGCTTGCTCGCGGACCAAAAGAAGGGTCCGGCGGTGTATCTGGCCGGCGCGGAGCGCTTCGGCACCCTGCGAGAGCTGCTCGAAGGGCTGGTGAGCCACGCGGGGAGCGAGAGCCCCGTGCGCTCCCTGCCCTTCGGCCCCACGCAGCTCGCGATGCAGGCCACCGGCGCCCTCGGGGTTTCGCCCCTCGGCGCCTACCACGCGCTGATGTACGGTCGCGAGCTGTTCTTCGACGTGAGCGACACCCGCCGGGAGCTCGGCTGGGAGCCGCGTTGGTCCAACGCCGAGATGATCGCCGACTCCTACGACTACTACGTGGCCCACCGCGAGGAGATCCTCGCCCGGAGCGGCGCCTCCCACCATCGCTCGCCGGTCAAGCTCGGCGTCCTCGCGTTGTTGGAGAAACTGCCGTGA
- a CDS encoding NAD(P)-dependent oxidoreductase, translated as MADPRVLVTGAPGWLGTRLVRALSQGFSGGPVKQEPEAVRVLSAPNVDLSPVQLEGVEAHSVDLTNPVLSDELFTGIDTVFHCAGVVHPHRVEDLYKLNVDGTRRLLNAAVRAKVRRFVFVSSNSPAGLNVDPARLMKEDDPPRPYLNYGLSKLQSEWLVLDAHRAGRIEGVILRPCWFYGPDQPHRQTRFFKMIQGGHPIVFGRGDNLRSMSYVDNTVQGMLLARSVERAAGETYWIADKRPYSFIEILETVGRILNVSIRPRYLPRFGCDVARLVDSLVQMTGLYWQDVHVAGELAASIAVSIEKAEQELGYAPEVELEEGMRRSIEWCRAQGIDL; from the coding sequence ATGGCAGATCCCCGCGTGCTGGTGACCGGCGCCCCCGGCTGGCTCGGAACCCGGCTGGTGCGTGCGCTTTCGCAGGGCTTTTCGGGGGGACCGGTGAAGCAAGAGCCGGAAGCGGTGCGGGTGCTGTCGGCGCCCAACGTGGACTTGTCCCCCGTGCAGCTCGAGGGCGTGGAAGCGCACAGCGTGGATCTCACGAACCCCGTGCTCTCGGACGAGCTCTTCACCGGCATCGACACGGTGTTCCACTGCGCCGGCGTGGTGCATCCCCACCGCGTGGAAGATCTCTACAAGCTGAACGTGGATGGCACGCGCCGACTGCTGAACGCGGCGGTGCGGGCCAAGGTGCGGCGCTTCGTGTTCGTCAGCTCGAACTCCCCCGCCGGGCTCAACGTGGATCCCGCGCGGCTCATGAAGGAAGACGATCCGCCGCGGCCGTACCTGAACTACGGCCTGTCCAAGCTGCAGAGCGAGTGGCTGGTGCTCGACGCCCACCGCGCCGGCCGCATCGAAGGGGTGATCCTGCGGCCCTGTTGGTTCTACGGGCCGGACCAGCCGCACCGGCAAACGCGCTTCTTCAAGATGATCCAGGGCGGCCACCCGATCGTGTTCGGTCGCGGCGACAACCTGCGCAGCATGAGCTACGTGGACAACACCGTGCAGGGCATGCTGCTGGCCCGCAGCGTGGAGCGCGCCGCGGGGGAAACCTACTGGATCGCCGACAAGCGCCCGTACTCCTTCATCGAGATCCTGGAGACCGTGGGGCGCATCTTGAACGTGAGCATCCGCCCGCGCTATTTGCCGCGCTTCGGCTGTGACGTCGCGCGCCTGGTGGATTCCCTGGTGCAGATGACGGGGCTCTACTGGCAGGACGTGCACGTGGCCGGGGAGCTGGCGGCGTCCATCGCCGTGAGCATCGAGAAGGCCGAACAGGAGCTGGGCTACGCCCCGGAGGTCGAGCTGGAAGAAGGCATGCGGCGTAGCATCGAGTGGTGCCGCGCGCAGGGCATCGACCTCTGA
- a CDS encoding serine/threonine protein kinase, whose amino-acid sequence MAQDENVVISEPPRPPPDASDEPTVVDAAGRKNDDTVSSDTAVTAARSSGVTTASPLILQGEELARAIALLRLVVLAGLAGLVAVWLQPRPSPGRALATISTVITVLVSLGLLVELRDVNKLDRRKLLVQGLSCVVTILAMTYYVGVFSPTIIAMYIGIYFFGLSDSVASGWTIYATGAFGYLVLNVLAMLGVIATDQAVFQLVDPQPAAMFAVLFVCQVLFAATFWMARRSRAATLAAFERLERAMRQIKKRDALLDEAMADLERERGAKLGRFTDQQVGEYAVGEVIGRGAMGEVYKAWHEQSGRAVAVKFLNPALVGESASVERFLREAEVAAKLDSRHVVRILDSGIADGATPYLVMELLIGTDLAQQLREKKRLGMSATLALVQEVAQALAAADDANVVHRDLKPQNLFHAEQGGERLWKVLDFGVSKMIDDASNLTMGAAVGTPSYMSPEQARGEDVDHRADVFALGVIAYRVLTGRPAFTAPDSVTTLYNVAHVQPVRPSDLVRTGIDVERVLALALAKDKKRRFSSALMFATALREAARQRLDERLRRDADELLDKQPWGQDVLVKVA is encoded by the coding sequence ATGGCCCAGGATGAGAACGTAGTCATCTCCGAGCCGCCTCGGCCACCGCCGGACGCGTCGGACGAGCCGACCGTGGTCGATGCGGCGGGTCGAAAGAACGACGACACCGTTTCGTCGGACACCGCGGTGACGGCGGCACGAAGCAGCGGCGTCACCACCGCTTCGCCGCTCATTCTGCAGGGCGAGGAGCTGGCGCGGGCCATCGCGCTGTTGCGCTTGGTGGTGCTGGCGGGTCTCGCCGGGCTGGTGGCGGTGTGGCTCCAGCCGCGGCCGTCTCCGGGTCGCGCCCTGGCGACCATCAGCACGGTGATCACGGTGCTGGTCTCCTTGGGGCTCTTGGTGGAGCTCCGCGACGTGAACAAGCTCGATCGCCGAAAGCTCTTGGTGCAGGGCCTGAGCTGCGTCGTGACCATCCTCGCGATGACGTACTACGTGGGTGTCTTCTCGCCGACGATCATCGCGATGTACATCGGGATCTACTTCTTCGGGCTGAGTGATTCCGTCGCCAGCGGCTGGACCATCTACGCGACCGGAGCCTTCGGGTATCTGGTGCTCAACGTGCTGGCCATGCTCGGCGTGATTGCCACGGACCAGGCGGTGTTCCAGCTGGTGGACCCGCAGCCCGCCGCCATGTTCGCCGTGCTGTTCGTGTGCCAGGTGCTGTTCGCCGCCACCTTCTGGATGGCGCGCCGGAGTCGTGCGGCGACCCTGGCCGCCTTCGAACGGCTGGAGCGCGCAATGCGTCAGATCAAGAAGCGCGACGCGCTGCTCGACGAAGCGATGGCGGATCTCGAGCGCGAGCGTGGGGCCAAGCTCGGGCGCTTCACGGACCAGCAGGTGGGGGAGTACGCCGTGGGTGAGGTCATCGGCCGCGGCGCCATGGGGGAGGTGTACAAGGCGTGGCACGAGCAGAGCGGACGGGCCGTGGCGGTGAAGTTCCTGAACCCGGCGTTGGTGGGAGAAAGCGCCAGCGTGGAGCGCTTCTTGCGCGAGGCGGAAGTGGCCGCCAAGCTCGACAGCCGCCACGTGGTCCGCATTCTGGATAGCGGCATCGCGGATGGCGCCACGCCCTACCTGGTCATGGAGCTCTTGATAGGAACGGACCTGGCGCAGCAGCTCCGCGAGAAGAAGCGGCTGGGCATGAGCGCGACGCTGGCGCTCGTACAAGAGGTGGCGCAAGCGCTGGCCGCCGCGGACGACGCGAACGTCGTTCACCGCGACCTCAAGCCTCAGAATTTGTTTCACGCGGAGCAAGGCGGCGAGCGCCTGTGGAAGGTGCTCGATTTCGGCGTATCCAAGATGATCGACGATGCCAGCAACCTGACCATGGGCGCCGCCGTGGGCACGCCCAGCTACATGTCCCCGGAGCAGGCGCGGGGCGAGGACGTGGATCACCGCGCGGACGTCTTCGCGCTCGGCGTGATCGCGTACCGGGTGCTGACCGGACGCCCTGCCTTCACCGCACCGGACAGCGTGACCACGTTGTACAACGTGGCACACGTGCAACCCGTGCGGCCGAGTGATCTCGTGCGCACCGGCATCGACGTGGAGCGCGTGCTGGCCTTGGCGTTGGCCAAGGACAAGAAGCGGCGCTTTTCCTCGGCGCTGATGTTCGCCACGGCCCTTCGCGAGGCCGCGCGTCAGCGCCTCGACGAACGCCTGCGCCGCGACGCCGACGAGCTGCTCGACAAGCAGCCGTGGGGCCAGGACGTGCTGGTGAAAGTCGCCTGA
- a CDS encoding Uma2 family endonuclease — protein MSQLARQRYTFRQYVDLEQLSPVKHEFLNGEVWAMAGGTPDHSAIAVNIAALLSTQLRGRPCRVFNSDLRIRVEATGLGTYPDVSVVCDSLQRDPEDPTGTTIVNPTLLVEVLSPSTEDYDQGEKLLNYKQVPSLMEIALVAHDAQRIDVWRREGASWSRTTFEGAAEAELSALGVVLPLQEVFRNPLEE, from the coding sequence GTGAGCCAGCTCGCACGGCAGCGCTACACGTTCCGCCAGTACGTGGATCTCGAGCAACTCAGCCCTGTAAAGCATGAGTTCTTGAACGGCGAGGTGTGGGCGATGGCGGGAGGCACCCCGGACCACTCCGCCATCGCGGTGAACATCGCTGCGCTGTTGAGCACACAGCTGCGCGGTCGACCGTGTCGCGTGTTCAACTCGGATCTGCGGATTCGGGTCGAGGCGACAGGGCTCGGTACGTATCCGGACGTCTCCGTCGTCTGCGACAGCCTGCAGCGAGATCCGGAAGACCCCACCGGGACGACCATCGTGAACCCCACGCTCCTCGTCGAAGTGTTGAGCCCGTCGACCGAGGACTACGACCAGGGAGAGAAGCTTTTGAACTACAAGCAGGTCCCCTCCCTCATGGAAATTGCCCTCGTCGCCCACGACGCCCAACGAATCGACGTCTGGCGCAGAGAAGGTGCCTCCTGGTCACGAACGACCTTTGAAGGAGCCGCGGAGGCAGAGCTCAGCGCTCTTGGCGTCGTCCTCCCGCTGCAAGAAGTGTTTCGCAATCCGCTTGAAGAGTAG
- a CDS encoding sterol desaturase family protein produces the protein MALFEFTDEFNETVERWDGTIGAPSPENRKINRIRVYKNPFVEHVLASSHPIMPGVWFGWAVVYGAVLALSSEPGRLGRIGLFAAGVLGFTLLEYLLHRFAFHWDPGNDPKARVRLFLMHGLHHEFPNDRLRLVAPPLMSWPIGVVLFTVDWLLLPHTQAFILFGGTCAGYLFYDWTHYYTHHFRNPKTRVGKLLRRAHAVHHFKLFNLNMGISSPLWDWAFGTFAWSEETMRAALKETKKLEAESDEAERRARRTVERRAT, from the coding sequence ATGGCTCTGTTCGAATTCACTGACGAATTCAACGAGACCGTGGAGCGCTGGGACGGCACCATCGGCGCCCCCAGCCCGGAGAACCGCAAGATCAACCGCATCCGCGTGTACAAGAACCCGTTCGTGGAGCACGTGCTCGCGAGCTCGCACCCCATCATGCCCGGGGTGTGGTTCGGCTGGGCCGTGGTCTACGGCGCCGTGCTCGCGCTCTCCTCCGAGCCCGGCCGCCTCGGACGCATCGGCCTGTTCGCCGCGGGCGTCCTGGGCTTCACGCTGCTGGAATACCTGCTGCACCGGTTCGCGTTCCATTGGGACCCGGGCAACGACCCCAAGGCGCGCGTCCGCTTGTTCCTGATGCACGGCCTGCATCACGAGTTCCCGAACGACCGCCTGCGCCTGGTGGCCCCGCCGCTCATGAGCTGGCCCATCGGCGTGGTGCTGTTCACGGTGGACTGGCTCCTCTTGCCCCACACCCAAGCGTTCATCCTGTTCGGCGGCACCTGCGCCGGATACCTGTTCTACGACTGGACGCACTACTACACGCACCACTTCCGGAACCCGAAGACGCGCGTTGGCAAGCTCCTGCGCCGCGCCCACGCGGTGCACCACTTCAAGCTCTTCAACTTGAACATGGGCATCAGCTCCCCGCTGTGGGACTGGGCCTTCGGCACCTTCGCCTGGTCGGAAGAGACCATGCGCGCCGCCCTCAAAGAGACGAAGAAGCTCGAAGCCGAAAGCGACGAAGCCGAACGCCGCGCCCGCCGCACCGTCGAGCGCCGCGCAACGTAG
- the selB gene encoding selenocysteine-specific translation elongation factor produces the protein MATADARVVFATAGHVDHGKTTLIRALTGTDTDRLPDEKRRGISIELGFAELPETGISFIDVPGHKKLVHAMIAGVGGVDGVLLVVAADDAVMPQTREHLWVCALLGIRRFVVALSKADLVDAETLELAEADIRSTLESMGLETLAVVPTSATDGRGVEELRAELCRMAAGVTPAAESARLWLPIDRVFSVRGAGTVVTGTLTRGTLHAGDALWVVGESGRQETACRGLEVHGEGRSEVRAPSRVAVNLARVDVADVHRGDVISADAELPSSKRLDVALTPLPGTSLRDGTSVLVYVGTTRRTARLTHIGEGVAHLALDAPLPCQGRVGYVLRGFRSTRDHGAVLGGGRVIDAAAPPLPRRRDAAKWELRAKTLTELASGDWLAALGGLLALSAPRALDSVDAERRFGIEPGEIARALGGKRRKGPADTLVLPGGTEFTHPENLERRITELTRLLAEYHAERPHEAGLSLETARAVLAKKCGRALAELAVERAAKSGRVRVDHGVVCLPEFAETAGPAAKQAAEALLTLLDEIALEGAVEAFLIKKTGESPERVRAALSKLQGEGRARRLSTLWFSEAQLERVRAKVHGFFAEHSEMSVPEFKDLAGVSRKQAIPLLEQLDREGTTRRQGDLRIAGKPADLVAGGGPR, from the coding sequence ATGGCGACGGCTGATGCACGCGTGGTGTTTGCGACTGCCGGTCACGTGGACCACGGCAAGACGACGCTGATCCGTGCGCTCACGGGCACCGACACGGACCGGCTGCCGGACGAGAAGCGACGCGGGATCAGCATCGAGCTGGGCTTCGCGGAGCTTCCGGAGACGGGCATCAGCTTCATCGACGTGCCGGGACACAAGAAGCTGGTGCACGCGATGATCGCCGGCGTGGGTGGGGTGGACGGCGTGCTCCTGGTGGTGGCGGCGGACGACGCGGTGATGCCGCAGACCCGGGAGCACCTGTGGGTGTGTGCGCTGCTCGGGATCCGGCGCTTCGTGGTGGCGCTGTCGAAGGCGGACCTGGTCGACGCCGAGACCCTGGAGCTGGCCGAAGCGGACATCCGCTCTACGCTGGAGAGCATGGGGCTCGAGACGCTGGCGGTGGTGCCCACCTCGGCCACGGACGGGCGCGGGGTGGAGGAGCTTCGGGCGGAGCTCTGCCGCATGGCGGCGGGGGTGACGCCGGCGGCGGAGAGCGCGCGGCTGTGGCTGCCCATCGACCGCGTGTTCTCGGTGCGGGGCGCCGGCACCGTGGTCACGGGTACGCTGACCCGCGGCACGCTGCACGCGGGCGACGCGCTGTGGGTCGTGGGGGAAAGCGGGCGGCAAGAGACGGCCTGTCGCGGCCTCGAGGTGCACGGCGAAGGCCGGAGCGAGGTGCGCGCGCCGAGCCGCGTCGCGGTGAACCTGGCGCGGGTCGACGTGGCGGACGTGCACCGCGGGGACGTGATCAGCGCGGACGCCGAGCTGCCCTCGAGCAAGCGGCTCGACGTCGCGCTCACGCCGCTGCCGGGCACGTCCCTGCGCGATGGCACGTCCGTGCTCGTGTACGTCGGCACCACGCGGCGCACGGCGCGCCTCACGCACATCGGCGAGGGCGTCGCGCACCTCGCGCTGGACGCACCGCTGCCCTGCCAAGGGCGCGTCGGCTACGTGCTGCGCGGCTTTCGCTCGACGCGGGATCACGGCGCCGTGCTGGGCGGCGGTCGCGTGATCGATGCGGCGGCGCCGCCCCTGCCCCGCCGGCGCGATGCGGCCAAGTGGGAGCTGCGCGCGAAGACGCTCACGGAGCTCGCCAGCGGGGATTGGCTCGCCGCCCTGGGCGGCCTGCTCGCACTTTCGGCACCCCGGGCGCTGGACAGCGTGGACGCCGAGCGGCGCTTCGGCATCGAGCCCGGAGAGATTGCGCGCGCCCTCGGCGGCAAGCGCCGCAAGGGCCCGGCGGACACGCTGGTGCTGCCCGGCGGCACCGAGTTCACGCATCCCGAAAACCTCGAGCGGCGCATCACGGAGCTCACCCGCTTGCTGGCAGAGTACCACGCGGAGCGCCCTCACGAGGCGGGCCTGTCGCTGGAGACGGCGCGCGCGGTGCTCGCCAAGAAGTGCGGCCGCGCCCTGGCGGAGCTGGCGGTGGAGCGCGCGGCCAAGAGCGGCCGCGTGCGCGTGGACCACGGCGTGGTGTGCTTGCCCGAGTTCGCGGAGACCGCGGGACCGGCGGCCAAGCAAGCCGCGGAAGCGCTGCTCACACTGCTCGACGAGATCGCCCTGGAAGGCGCCGTGGAGGCGTTCCTGATCAAGAAGACGGGGGAGAGCCCGGAGCGCGTGCGCGCGGCGCTCTCCAAGCTGCAAGGCGAGGGACGCGCGCGGCGGCTGTCCACGCTGTGGTTCTCGGAGGCGCAGCTGGAGCGGGTGCGCGCGAAGGTCCACGGCTTCTTTGCGGAGCACTCGGAAATGAGCGTCCCCGAGTTCAAGGACCTGGCAGGCGTCAGCCGCAAGCAGGCCATCCCGCTCCTGGAACAGCTCGATCGCGAGGGCACTACCCGGCGCCAGGGGGATCTGCGGATCGCCGGCAAGCCCGCGGATCTTGTTGCGGGCGGCGGGCCACGCTAA
- a CDS encoding inosine/guanosine kinase (catalyzes the formation of inosine/guanosine monophosphate from inosine or guanosine and ATP), whose translation MRFPGRRKHKHYFPVHERDPLLHHAGLDVPEAKVHVVGIDQTLVDVDARVPDELLGRYELTKGSSMLIDDERAVALYDELFKGGRISAEFAGGTVGNTLHNFSLLADDAAILLGVMSDPIRFGTSGYRYLSTTSSRVSLDHLQPVDGPIGRCFALITPDGERTFAISAGHMNDLAPESVPEAVFDSASALVISAYLMRARDGEPMPEATQKAVSYARARGVPVVLTLGTRFIIADRPEFWRGFIRDNVDVLAMNEEEGEALTGSADPLLACDRALEWADLVLCTAGPIGLYLAGYTDDDVKRQTRYPLLPGAIPEFNRFEFSRPMLRKLCQTPVKVFAHIAPYHGGPARITSSNGAGDGALSALLHDISANRYHRTRVPTSAKHVREFLTYSSMSQVCRYANRVSYEVLVQASPRLMRGLPEREEGLDDEKYWAM comes from the coding sequence GTGCGCTTCCCCGGTCGTCGCAAGCACAAGCACTACTTCCCGGTGCACGAGCGAGACCCGCTGCTCCATCACGCGGGCCTCGACGTGCCGGAAGCGAAGGTCCACGTCGTGGGTATCGACCAGACTCTGGTGGACGTGGACGCGCGGGTGCCGGACGAGCTGCTCGGGCGCTACGAGCTCACCAAGGGCAGCTCCATGCTCATCGATGACGAGCGCGCGGTGGCGCTGTACGACGAGCTGTTCAAGGGCGGCCGCATCTCCGCCGAGTTCGCCGGCGGAACCGTGGGCAACACGTTGCACAACTTCTCGCTGCTCGCGGACGACGCCGCCATTCTGCTCGGCGTGATGAGCGACCCGATCCGCTTCGGGACCTCCGGCTACCGCTACCTGTCCACCACCTCGAGCCGTGTGAGCTTGGATCACCTGCAACCGGTGGACGGCCCCATCGGCCGCTGCTTCGCGTTGATAACGCCGGATGGCGAGCGGACCTTCGCCATCAGCGCTGGCCACATGAACGATCTCGCGCCCGAGAGCGTGCCGGAAGCGGTGTTCGACAGCGCTTCTGCGCTGGTGATTTCCGCCTATCTGATGCGGGCTCGGGATGGCGAGCCGATGCCCGAAGCCACGCAAAAGGCCGTGTCTTACGCCCGCGCGCGGGGGGTGCCGGTGGTGCTCACCCTGGGTACCCGCTTCATCATCGCCGATCGTCCCGAGTTTTGGCGTGGCTTCATTCGGGACAACGTGGACGTGCTGGCCATGAACGAAGAAGAGGGCGAGGCGCTGACGGGAAGCGCGGATCCGCTGTTGGCCTGCGACCGCGCCTTGGAGTGGGCGGACTTGGTGCTGTGCACCGCGGGGCCCATCGGGCTCTATCTGGCCGGCTACACCGACGACGACGTCAAGCGACAGACGCGCTACCCGCTCTTGCCCGGCGCCATCCCCGAGTTCAATCGCTTCGAGTTCAGCCGGCCCATGCTGCGCAAGCTGTGCCAGACGCCGGTGAAGGTGTTCGCCCACATCGCGCCGTATCACGGGGGGCCGGCGCGCATCACCAGCTCCAACGGCGCGGGGGACGGCGCTCTCTCTGCGTTGCTTCACGACATTTCCGCGAACCGCTACCACCGCACGCGGGTGCCGACCTCCGCCAAGCACGTGCGCGAGTTCCTCACCTACTCTTCCATGAGCCAGGTGTGCCGCTACGCGAACCGCGTCAGCTACGAGGTCTTGGTGCAGGCGTCGCCGCGCCTGATGCGCGGGCTCCCGGAGCGGGAAGAGGGCCTGGACGACGAGAAATACTGGGCCATGTAG